Proteins encoded together in one Sphingomonas radiodurans window:
- a CDS encoding CpaF family protein, protein MSAFGRRNGVGSGTRPGFGVARPMQGGSGRPEGGEQFPPLDSVAMPGEIAAPELVGGMAGQGDAMQRLADRQAASGEAGNSRVEGFEQSIHKIKEQVLPRLLERVDPEAAATLGKDELAEEFRPIIGEVLAELKLTLNRREQFALEKVLVDELLGLGPLEELLADPEISDIMVNGPDQTFIEKKGKLQLAHIQFRDEEHLFQIAQRICNSVGRRVDQTSPLADARLKDGSRVNVIVPPLSLRGTAISIRKFSAKPITLDMMAGFGSMSPKMATALKIAGACRFNIVISGGTGSGKTTMLNALSKMIDPGERVLTIEDAAELRLQQPHWLPLETRPANLEGQGEISIRDLVKNALRMRPDRIILGEIRGSECFDMLSAMNTGHDGSMCTLHSNSPREALARMENMVMMSDIKVPKEAISRQIADSVDMIIQVKRLRDGSRRVTNVTEVIGMEGPVIVTQELFKFEYLDEGADGKIIGEYRAMGLRPYSLDKAKQFGFDHAFLEACL, encoded by the coding sequence GTGAGCGCATTCGGGCGTCGTAACGGGGTAGGATCGGGCACACGCCCGGGATTTGGCGTCGCCCGGCCGATGCAGGGCGGCTCCGGCCGGCCCGAAGGTGGCGAGCAGTTTCCGCCGCTCGACAGCGTCGCGATGCCGGGTGAGATCGCCGCGCCCGAATTGGTTGGCGGGATGGCTGGCCAGGGCGACGCGATGCAGCGCCTCGCGGATCGCCAAGCCGCCTCCGGTGAAGCGGGCAACAGCCGCGTCGAGGGCTTCGAACAGTCGATCCACAAGATCAAGGAACAGGTGCTGCCGCGCCTGCTCGAACGTGTCGATCCTGAGGCCGCCGCGACGCTGGGCAAGGACGAGCTGGCGGAGGAATTCCGCCCGATCATCGGAGAAGTGCTCGCCGAACTGAAGCTGACGCTCAATCGGCGCGAGCAATTCGCGCTGGAAAAGGTGCTCGTCGACGAACTGCTCGGGCTCGGGCCGCTTGAGGAGCTGCTGGCCGATCCGGAAATCTCGGACATCATGGTCAACGGGCCCGACCAGACCTTCATCGAAAAGAAGGGCAAGCTGCAGCTCGCGCACATCCAGTTCCGCGACGAGGAGCATCTGTTCCAGATCGCGCAGCGCATCTGCAACTCGGTCGGCCGGCGCGTCGATCAGACCTCGCCGCTGGCCGACGCGCGGCTCAAGGACGGCAGCCGCGTCAACGTGATCGTGCCGCCGCTGTCGTTGCGCGGCACCGCGATCTCGATTCGTAAATTCTCCGCCAAGCCGATCACGCTCGACATGATGGCGGGCTTCGGCTCGATGTCGCCAAAGATGGCGACCGCGCTGAAAATCGCCGGGGCGTGCCGCTTCAACATCGTCATCTCGGGCGGCACCGGCTCGGGCAAGACGACGATGCTGAACGCGCTATCGAAGATGATCGACCCGGGCGAGCGCGTGCTGACGATCGAGGACGCCGCCGAGCTTCGCCTGCAGCAGCCGCACTGGCTGCCGCTGGAAACGCGCCCCGCCAACCTCGAGGGTCAGGGCGAGATCTCGATCCGCGACCTTGTGAAGAACGCGCTGCGTATGCGCCCGGATCGCATCATCCTGGGCGAGATTCGCGGGTCAGAGTGTTTCGACATGCTCTCGGCGATGAACACAGGGCACGATGGCTCGATGTGTACGCTTCACTCCAACTCGCCACGCGAAGCGCTGGCGCGCATGGAGAACATGGTGATGATGTCGGACATTAAAGTGCCGAAGGAAGCGATCAGCCGCCAGATCGCCGATTCGGTCGACATGATCATCCAGGTAAAGCGTCTGCGCGACGGTTCGCGCCGCGTGACCAACGTGACCGAGGTGATCGGCATGGAAGGCCCCGTCATCGTGACGCAGGAGCTCTTCAAGTTCGAATATCTCGACGAGGGCGCCGATGGGAAGATCATCGGCGAATATCGCGCGATGGGGTTGCGGCCTTACTCGCTCGACAAGGCCAAGCAGTTCGGCTTCGACCACGCGTTCCTTGAGGCGTGCCTCTAG
- the ada gene encoding bifunctional DNA-binding transcriptional regulator/O6-methylguanine-DNA methyltransferase Ada — protein sequence MTDAIDTDAAWAAFEHRDRNADGQFVVAVRTTGIYCKPSCPARHPKRENVRFYTAPAEALAAGFRACLRCRPDEVGRDRVAVAQAIEWIEAAEEAPSLEGLAARVGYAPHHFHRLFKRATGVTPAAYARGLKARRAAVALADGSSVTAAIYEAGYSAPSRFYAHGAARLGMSPSAWTRGGAGVTIRWVIVDTSLGAMLVAATDRGLCRIAFDADATSLSAIFPRAEILPGGAALATLAAQVVEAVESPERDRDLPLDVRGTAFQEAIWQALRSIPPGETRSYAELAAMAGRPGAVRAAGSACGANHVPVLIPCHRVTRTDGAIGGYAYGPERKRTLLARERG from the coding sequence ATGACCGACGCCATCGACACCGACGCTGCCTGGGCCGCCTTCGAGCACCGCGATCGCAACGCCGACGGGCAGTTCGTCGTCGCGGTGCGGACGACCGGGATCTATTGCAAGCCGAGTTGCCCGGCGCGTCACCCCAAGCGCGAGAATGTGCGTTTCTATACGGCGCCGGCCGAAGCGCTGGCGGCAGGGTTTCGCGCGTGCCTGCGCTGCCGCCCCGACGAGGTAGGGCGCGATCGCGTCGCGGTGGCGCAAGCAATCGAGTGGATCGAGGCTGCGGAGGAAGCGCCTTCGCTGGAGGGGCTGGCGGCGCGGGTCGGCTATGCACCGCACCACTTCCACCGCCTGTTCAAGCGCGCGACCGGGGTGACGCCGGCGGCCTATGCGCGCGGGCTGAAGGCGCGGCGCGCGGCGGTTGCGCTGGCGGACGGCAGCAGCGTGACCGCGGCGATCTACGAAGCGGGCTATTCCGCGCCGAGCCGATTCTATGCGCATGGCGCGGCGCGGCTGGGGATGAGCCCGAGCGCCTGGACGCGCGGTGGGGCGGGCGTCACGATCCGCTGGGTGATCGTCGACACGAGCCTCGGCGCGATGCTGGTCGCCGCGACCGATCGCGGGCTGTGCCGGATCGCGTTCGATGCGGACGCGACGTCGCTGAGCGCGATCTTCCCGCGTGCGGAGATCCTGCCCGGCGGCGCGGCGTTGGCAACACTGGCGGCGCAAGTCGTCGAAGCGGTCGAATCGCCCGAGCGCGATCGCGACTTGCCGCTCGACGTGCGCGGCACCGCGTTTCAGGAGGCTATCTGGCAAGCGTTGCGGTCAATCCCGCCGGGCGAGACGCGCAGCTATGCCGAGCTTGCCGCGATGGCCGGCCGCCCCGGTGCGGTGCGCGCGGCCGGATCGGCATGCGGCGCGAATCATGTGCCGGTGCTGATCCCCTGCCACCGCGTGACTCGCACCGATGGCGCGATCGGCGGCTATGCCTACGGCCCCGAGCGCAAGCGCACGTTGCTGGCGCGCGAGCGTGGCTAG
- a CDS encoding tetratricopeptide repeat protein yields MKRAIFFGAALSLGVSALAAEQAEPPAVGLLNRVVAAAERGDCNAVLPLVAKLKTMREFADVPALRLVTLHLSASCLHELKQPSAAYDDALAGSTLPDSDDYLWRLRLYYEVERKDWPAVVATIEALSNGRGATLNALPISNLYTIDTQLKRAKLAALRQRLLTVLAADSYWPDEPGATNEGFRYRNALALQEAGDTKAALDLVRGLTSPSLVVGLTLDPRFRAAFPAEYDIRATVERDLAAQRTAADRHPDAIGPLVRVADDLRLLGRPREALATLDTIRAKVMGNAPLVDRDEQAIWWWDQIARAHHADGDAPAAIAALRSGRALSEHGSTNVSLTINLANTQLVTGDPAAALATLAGFKTDDGSASPYGVMQMISVRGCARVRTGDQSGADTDLAYARAHEDDDPATATALLLCRGDQEGAAASLVARLANPERRARALEELSTFDEPSTRLPPDPIRAAWTAVGQRPDVQAAAEKAGGVRRFAIQRSGF; encoded by the coding sequence GTGAAACGAGCGATCTTCTTCGGAGCGGCGTTGTCGCTCGGGGTGTCGGCCTTGGCGGCCGAGCAGGCGGAGCCGCCCGCCGTCGGCTTACTTAACCGAGTGGTTGCGGCGGCTGAGCGCGGTGACTGCAACGCTGTCCTGCCGCTGGTCGCCAAGCTGAAGACGATGCGCGAGTTCGCCGATGTACCTGCGTTACGACTTGTCACGCTGCATCTGTCGGCAAGCTGCCTGCACGAACTCAAGCAACCAAGCGCCGCATATGACGATGCGCTGGCAGGAAGCACACTGCCTGACAGCGACGACTACCTCTGGCGCTTGCGGCTATACTATGAGGTCGAGAGAAAAGACTGGCCGGCGGTCGTCGCCACGATCGAGGCGCTCAGCAATGGCCGCGGCGCGACGCTCAACGCGCTGCCGATCAGTAATCTATACACAATCGACACCCAGCTGAAGCGGGCGAAGCTTGCCGCACTGCGCCAGCGCCTTCTCACGGTGCTGGCCGCCGACAGCTATTGGCCTGACGAGCCGGGCGCGACCAACGAGGGTTTCCGCTACCGCAACGCCCTTGCCCTGCAGGAAGCCGGAGACACCAAGGCCGCGCTTGATCTGGTCCGCGGCTTGACGAGCCCCTCGCTTGTGGTCGGCCTCACGCTCGATCCGCGCTTCCGCGCCGCCTTCCCTGCCGAATACGACATTCGCGCGACCGTAGAGCGCGATCTCGCCGCGCAACGCACCGCTGCGGACCGCCATCCCGATGCGATCGGCCCGCTCGTCCGCGTCGCAGACGACCTGCGCCTGCTCGGTCGTCCGCGCGAGGCGCTCGCCACGCTCGATACGATTCGCGCAAAGGTGATGGGCAACGCCCCACTGGTCGATCGCGACGAACAGGCAATCTGGTGGTGGGATCAGATCGCACGCGCGCACCACGCCGATGGCGATGCGCCGGCGGCGATCGCCGCGCTGCGCAGCGGCCGCGCGCTGTCGGAGCACGGCTCGACCAACGTCAGCCTGACCATCAATCTCGCAAACACGCAGCTCGTCACGGGCGACCCGGCCGCCGCGCTTGCGACGCTGGCCGGGTTCAAGACCGATGACGGCAGCGCCAGTCCGTACGGCGTGATGCAGATGATCTCCGTGCGCGGCTGCGCGCGGGTGCGAACCGGTGACCAGTCCGGCGCCGACACCGATCTCGCCTACGCCCGCGCGCATGAAGACGATGATCCAGCCACTGCCACGGCGCTGCTATTGTGTCGCGGCGATCAGGAAGGCGCCGCCGCGTCGCTCGTTGCGCGGCTCGCCAATCCCGAGCGGCGCGCTCGTGCGCTTGAGGAACTCAGCACGTTCGACGAGCCCTCGACGCGCCTGCCGCCAGATCCGATTCGTGCCGCATGGACGGCGGTAGGCCAGCGTCCGGACGTGCAGGCCGCGGCCGAGAAGGCCGGGGGCGTGCGCCGCTTCGCCATCCAGCGCTCAGGCTTCTGA